A genome region from Nocardiopsis exhalans includes the following:
- a CDS encoding major capsid protein — protein sequence MLLTHEFLPAAELTGFARAALADLDTNQFRLRSFLPDLETDDIFYSIELGSTAGLTKAGEYRAWDTEAPITSRAGLRKAMGEIPPISRKIPLAEYAQLMQRRQEERVTSLIQRDTITLVRETAARVELARADALVHGKVRLRELGVEVDFGRRTEMSPTAGTPWDQPGATPLSDLIAWAEDYARINGAAPSVLLASRRAMGLLLRNEEIRGAIYGGQVNSAPSFVSHSQLDTALNAFGLPSLSTYDAQMEVDGKAHQVLPASRVLMLPDSDLGHTLWGPTLEAMSSDYGIEDGAEPGIVVGTYRQQDPLNLWTRSNAVSLPILGRPNAAFSATVLE from the coding sequence ATGTTGCTCACCCACGAGTTCCTCCCCGCGGCCGAGCTCACCGGCTTCGCCCGCGCGGCTCTGGCCGATCTGGACACGAATCAGTTCCGGCTCCGGTCCTTCCTGCCCGACCTGGAGACCGATGACATCTTCTACTCGATCGAGCTGGGGAGCACGGCGGGCCTGACCAAGGCCGGTGAGTACCGGGCCTGGGACACCGAGGCTCCGATCACCTCCCGGGCGGGCCTGCGCAAGGCCATGGGCGAGATCCCGCCGATCAGTCGGAAGATCCCGCTCGCCGAGTATGCGCAGCTCATGCAGCGCCGCCAGGAAGAGCGCGTCACCTCGCTCATCCAGCGCGACACCATCACCCTGGTGCGTGAGACGGCCGCGCGTGTGGAGCTGGCCCGCGCCGATGCCCTGGTGCACGGCAAGGTGCGCCTGCGCGAGCTGGGCGTGGAGGTGGACTTCGGCCGACGCACGGAGATGTCCCCCACCGCCGGTACGCCGTGGGACCAGCCCGGGGCGACGCCGCTCTCGGACCTGATCGCCTGGGCCGAGGACTATGCGCGAATCAACGGGGCAGCGCCCAGTGTCCTGCTCGCCTCCCGTCGCGCCATGGGTCTGTTGCTGCGCAACGAAGAGATCCGTGGGGCGATCTACGGAGGCCAGGTCAACAGCGCGCCGAGCTTCGTCTCGCACTCCCAGCTCGACACCGCGCTGAACGCCTTCGGTCTGCCGAGCCTGTCCACCTACGACGCGCAGATGGAAGTGGACGGCAAGGCCCACCAGGTGCTGCCCGCCAGCCGGGTGCTGATGCTCCCGGACTCTGACCTGGGTCACACCCTGTGGGGCCCGACGCTGGAGGCGATGTCGTCCGACTACGGCATCGAGGACGGTGCTGAGCCGGGGATCGTGGTCGGCACCTACCGGCAGCAGGACCCCCTCAACCTCTGGACCAGGAGCAACGCCGTTAGCCTGCCGATCCTCGGTCGGCCCAACGCCGCGTTCTCCGCGACCGTCCTGGAGTAG